A genomic region of Triticum urartu cultivar G1812 unplaced genomic scaffold, Tu2.1 TuUngrouped_contig_6844, whole genome shotgun sequence contains the following coding sequences:
- the LOC125531152 gene encoding uncharacterized protein LOC125531152 isoform X1 has protein sequence MSGREVREYTNLSDPKDRKSGKGKDKIDDEDVTFQRMVAKMQDVAGERGGYLHGRGALDSDDLLYLKEQMEAEEDAERLLRRTEKRAFAAFKKAATLADSAPALPAALCVDARPKSDIRQRDLLKNIVGIKPKRPKVCSPPQAAENDGPKQNQEVSVSKMSSCQNEPKPAEATESRPQNVTGSLLGLAYESSDEE, from the exons ATGTCTGGACGTGAGGTCCGTGAGTATACCAATCTCAGCGATCCTAAAG ATAGGAAGTCGGGGAAGGGGAAGGACAAGATCGATGATGAGGACGTCACCTTTCAGCGCATGGTTGCAAAG ATGCAGGATGTTGCCGGTGAGAGGGGAGGCTACCTTCATGGACGGGGAG CATTGGACAGTGATGATTTGCTTTACCTCAAAGAGCAAATGGAGGCTGAGGAAGATGCAGAGCGTCTTCTTCGCCGTACAGAGAAGCGGGCATTCGCTGCTTTTAAG AAAGCAGCGACTCTAGCTGATTCTGCACCTGCTCTACCCGCCGCTCTTTGTGTCGACGCCAGGCCAAAAAGCGACATAAG GCAACGGGATCTCTTGAAGAACATTGTTGGGATCAAACCGAAGCGACCCAAGGTTTGCAGCCCTCCGCAAGCAGCAGAGAATGACGGACCTAAGCAGAACCAGGAAGTTTCTGTCAGCAAAATGTCTTCATGTCAGAATGAACCAAAGCCAGCTGAAGCAACAGAGTCTAGGCCACAGAATGTGACTGGAAGCTTGCTTGGCCTGGCGTACGAGAGCTCGGATGAAGAATGA
- the LOC125531152 gene encoding uncharacterized protein LOC125531152 isoform X2: MQDVAGERGGYLHGRGALDSDDLLYLKEQMEAEEDAERLLRRTEKRAFAAFKKAATLADSAPALPAALCVDARPKSDIRQRDLLKNIVGIKPKRPKVCSPPQAAENDGPKQNQEVSVSKMSSCQNEPKPAEATESRPQNVTGSLLGLAYESSDEE, from the exons ATGCAGGATGTTGCCGGTGAGAGGGGAGGCTACCTTCATGGACGGGGAG CATTGGACAGTGATGATTTGCTTTACCTCAAAGAGCAAATGGAGGCTGAGGAAGATGCAGAGCGTCTTCTTCGCCGTACAGAGAAGCGGGCATTCGCTGCTTTTAAG AAAGCAGCGACTCTAGCTGATTCTGCACCTGCTCTACCCGCCGCTCTTTGTGTCGACGCCAGGCCAAAAAGCGACATAAG GCAACGGGATCTCTTGAAGAACATTGTTGGGATCAAACCGAAGCGACCCAAGGTTTGCAGCCCTCCGCAAGCAGCAGAGAATGACGGACCTAAGCAGAACCAGGAAGTTTCTGTCAGCAAAATGTCTTCATGTCAGAATGAACCAAAGCCAGCTGAAGCAACAGAGTCTAGGCCACAGAATGTGACTGGAAGCTTGCTTGGCCTGGCGTACGAGAGCTCGGATGAAGAATGA